From Trichocoleus desertorum ATA4-8-CV12, one genomic window encodes:
- a CDS encoding ParA family protein has translation MLTLAITSLSGGQGKTTAALMLGRLLSQQGFATLMVDADPQHNLTTYLGFELQPNQPTLLEFIKKSVTAEDCIYPVEVNDNLFLIPSDDQLDNVQDYLSNSGVGATLLKRRLEAVADVFKVCIIDAPPQRSQICLSVMGAADFLIIPAEASVKGYGSLVRTLDLLYNLQDIGATQAKVMGVLPFRDRWIGNNQSQESRLAVDGMREEVGEELMLPSIRESERYKQAINKGTTLSAMGFADLEYPFELLVSNTKRLI, from the coding sequence ATGCTGACTCTTGCAATCACTTCTCTTTCAGGTGGGCAGGGTAAAACAACTGCTGCTCTAATGCTGGGGCGGCTTTTGTCTCAACAGGGTTTTGCTACCTTGATGGTGGATGCTGATCCCCAGCACAATCTCACAACATATTTAGGATTTGAGCTTCAGCCGAATCAACCAACTCTGCTGGAGTTTATTAAAAAGTCTGTTACTGCTGAGGACTGTATCTACCCAGTTGAGGTCAATGACAACTTATTTTTGATTCCGTCTGATGATCAACTGGATAACGTACAAGACTATCTGTCTAATAGTGGGGTTGGAGCAACTCTGCTCAAACGTCGCTTGGAGGCTGTTGCTGATGTTTTTAAGGTTTGCATCATTGATGCGCCACCTCAGCGATCGCAAATTTGCTTATCAGTTATGGGAGCCGCAGATTTCTTAATCATCCCCGCCGAAGCGTCAGTTAAAGGTTATGGCTCTCTAGTGCGTACCCTCGATTTGCTCTACAACTTGCAAGATATTGGTGCAACTCAGGCGAAGGTGATGGGAGTTCTTCCATTTCGCGATCGCTGGATTGGTAATAACCAAAGTCAAGAGAGCCGCTTAGCAGTAGATGGGATGCGTGAGGAGGTTGGTGAGGAACTGATGCTACCCTCTATTCGAGAGTCGGAGCGTTATAAGCAAGCAATCAATAAAGGTACGACGTTGAGTGCAATGGGATTCGCCGACTTGGAATACCCATTTGAGCTACTTGTATCAAATACTAAAAGGCTTATTTAA